The following is a genomic window from Chloroflexota bacterium.
CTCTACTTACCTCTCGATTCATGCATTCTTCCCAGGAGCCTGAGTTACCTTGTTCAACGTAGACACTAATTGCCATCGCCGGCCAGATGAGCGCATGCGCAAGCGCCTCTGGACTCTCACCGCGGTACTCTTGATTGATGGTGATGCGCCGAGGTGTAAAACTCACCTGACTACTCGAACCATCCAACGGGCCGAATACTGCGCTTGCCCCCGATTGAAAAAATTTATTGGCAATGTCCCTCCCGGTTCGTGTGCTGCGCAATACCTCAAGCGCATGGCCTAAGACGGGGTCGATAGTCCGTTTAGGGGTTGGCGTGGGAGTTGGCGTGGAAGGTGTACCGAATTGGTCACAGATTGTATCCATCGCCAGAGTTCTGCGAATGCCGTTATCGAGATGTGCGGCCAGGACGGCGTTTGCGAACTCTTCCTCCTCTGTGGGGCTCTGCTTGCCGCGGGATCCGTATGTCTCTAGCCAATACTTAGCCGACTGGGTATAGGCTTCCACTCTTCTGCTCATACACTGTTCCCAGGATTGCGGCTGGCCGAAATCAACCACTGACGCCATCAGCACAGTCGGATAGATCAACATGAAAGCCTGCATTTCGTAACTCTCGCGTCGGTAACTTTCATGGAGACGGATGCTGGGAGGAATCTCAGACCACGAGGTTAAGTTGCTACCATCTGTACCGAACTGGACGCTTGCGCCTAAGCGCACGAACGTGTTTGCGACTTGGTTCCCGGTATGCGAACGGCGCATGATGTGATACGCATGGGCAAGCGTTGGATCTAGAGATGGCTGTGGGAGAGCGGTGGGAGCCGGACCGGGGGTTGGCGGCGGGGTGTGAATATGGTCGGCCTCCCACTCGAAGCGCTCGGTGTTCAAGCGCTGAACAAGTCCATTAGGACCGTTGATCCACGTGCGGTAGCCATCTGTGAACGCAGTCCAATTGTCGGCTTTGCGCCAGGCCATGAGACCGCCGGTGGTGTGTTGATTGCTATCGCCGATAGCGTTGTAGAATTCATTCTCCAAGCACTCGCCTACAATGTCGTGTCCGATAAGGTCGCGAAGCGCCTTGAATCCCAAGCGAAACTCACAATCCGCGGCGCGAATCGGAGTCCCGGCAAAAAACGTTAGGGCTACACCCAACAGTATTCCCGCTATCAACACCCTCATTTGCCCACTCCCTCTCCTCAACCCACAGCCGATGAGTTTACATCCATGCTATTGCTCGCCAATGGCCTATCAGTATAGCTAGATCAGTTGCACCTTACCATAAACTAGAGCGATACTACCGTTATCTAGAACACTATATGTAGTAGTAGAAAAGCCAAATTTCTCACGGGACGCTGCAAATTACCGCGAGAGCTCTGCTAGTAGCTTGTTCTGAGTGTTGTCGTGTCCTGCCTACGCCGCTGCAAGTACCTGCAATTTTGAATTCAGATTGTGGATGGCAAGTTGCACGCTCAATCCTTTCAAGCACGGAGTCTTGTCACTGACTTGTAGCTAGCGGACGCAGGGCGCCAGTGGCTGTCAAAAGCGCAATGGTGGCGCCAAGCGATGAGGGCCTAAATCGACACTTAGACTATGATTTCGAAGTATCAACCTTTGTGGCATACTTGCAGTGTTAGCAGAGATTTTGACAGAGATAAGCGAGCGTGGCTCGTGGCTACGACTGAGGAACGGCTGGCCCGCATCGAGGGTGGCTATGAACACATGGCCACGAAGGCTGACATTGCCGCGACGAAGGCCGACATTGCCGATACCAAAGCCGACATTGCAGTGCTCGATGCGAAGGTTGAAGCCATTAGGGGCGAATTGCGCTTGCACAGATGGGCGCTTGGGATCGTCATCCTGGCCCAGCTTGCAATCATCGGCCGCGTGTTCGAGATCATACCCTCTGGCTAGGCTGCAAATCCAGCTTTCGTGCCGGACTGCAATCGGCCCTGTACTCACCACATCCTCGTCCCCGACAAACGCTTGAATCCAAAGGCGCTCGTGCCTCACAAAGCTGCACGAGCGCCTTTCTGCGTACCTCTTTTGGGTTTCGACGTGTTTTGCTTACGCCGTTGCCAACACCGACAGGTTCGGATCCAGCTCGTAGGTGCCCAGCAGTTCGCGGAGGGTGAGGGCAAAGTCGTCGGGGACGGGGATCAGGGGCAGGCGGTGGCCGCCGGCGTTGAAGCCGGAAAGGTTGAGGCAGGCCTTGATAGCGGCCGGACTGGCGACCGGTGAAATCGGCGGGAAGATCGATGTGAAGAGCGGCATCAGGTGCTGGTGCAGCCCGCCGGCAGCCGGAATGTCGGACGCCAATGTGGCGTTGATCATCTTCTTGATCTGCAGGCCGATCACGTGACTCGCCACGCTGATGATGCCATAGCCGCCCATGCACATGATGTGGTACGTATCGGAGTCGTTGCCGCTCCAGACACGGAAGTCGTCGGGCGTCAGGCGCAGCACGTCGGAAATCTGGCCCAGGTCGCCGGAGGCTTCTTTTACACCGACGATGTTGTCCACCTCGGCGAGGCGCGCGGTGGTCGCGGCATCCATGTTGCGCACTGTGCGGGTGGGCACGTTGTAAACGATGCACGGCAGCGACGTGCTGTCCGCAATCGTTTTGAAATGCTGGTAGAGGCCCTCTTGCGGAGGGTTATTGTAATACG
Proteins encoded in this region:
- the dapA gene encoding 4-hydroxy-tetrahydrodipicolinate synthase; the encoded protein is MAGKELGRLITAMVTPFADDGSVNYDQLGRLAGQLIEGGSDALLVTGTTGESPTLSHEEKLECYRTVMAAADGRAPVIAGTGNYNTGESVAFSQEAEALGVDGLLLVVPYYNNPPQEGLYQHFKTIADSTSLPCIVYNVPTRTVRNMDAATTARLAEVDNIVGVKEASGDLGQISDVLRLTPDDFRVWSGNDSDTYHIMCMGGYGIISVASHVIGLQIKKMINATLASDIPAAGGLHQHLMPLFTSIFPPISPVASPAAIKACLNLSGFNAGGHRLPLIPVPDDFALTLRELLGTYELDPNLSVLATA